The following nucleotide sequence is from Streptomyces sp. NBC_00239.
CGACCTCACCCCCGACGACTTCACGAGGGTCGCCGAACTCGTGCGCAAGTACAGCGACTTCCCGCTCGGCACGGTCGACGCCTCCGTCGTCGCAGTGGCCGAGAGCCTCGGGCTGTCAGGGCTGGTGACGTTGGACCGGCGGCACTTTTCCGCGGTGCAGCCCAAGCACAGGCCGTCCTTCGAACTGGTGCCGTGAGGCCCTAAGGCTCCAGCAGGGCGTCGGCGTGGTTGCCGCCCGCCTCTGCCACCAGGTCCGACAGCCGCTGGGCGGGGCGGACCAGGGTGAAGCGGACGCCGTCCGGAGCGAGCCGGAAGCCGTGTACGGCGGGGCGGGGCAGGCTGTTGTAGCCGTAGTGGGCCGTGAAGAAGTACGCGCCGGTGTCCGGGGCCACGACGAGGTCGCCGGGGTTCAGGAGCGGCAGCGGGCGGTTCTCCGCGAGCAGGTCGCCGGCGAAGCAGGCCGGGCCGGCGACGTCCTGGGCGACGGCCGGTTCCCCGGCCCGGGGCCGGCCCTTGGCGTCGTACGCGAGGATCCGCAGCGGCCAGGAGCCCGGTGCGTAGACCGTACGGGTGGCCACCTGCACGCCGGCGTGGGTGAGGGCGATCGGGCGGGTCCCGGAGCTCTTGGTGTACTCGACGCGGGCCACCAGCAGGCCGTGTTTGGCGAGCAGGGCCCGCCCGAACTCGGTGACCAGCCCGTACCGCCCCGCGAAGAGGCCCGGGACGGCCTCCCGGAGCACCTCGACGTACTCCGCGAAGGTGGGCGTCTCGCGGTCGGAGCCGAAGTTCACGGGCAGTCCGCCGCCGATGTCGAGGGTGTCGACCTGCTGCCGTCCGGCGGCCGCGTTGATCTCCTCGGCCAGTTCGTACAGCTCCCGCACCCCCCGCGCGCTCAGCGCGAGCGGCACCCCCTGGGAGCCGGAGTGGGTGTGCAGCCGGGTCAGCCACGGCCGCTCGGCGTACGCGGCGACCACCCGGGCCCGGGCGCCCTCGTCGCGCAGCGCGAAGCCGAACTTCGAGGTCGCGGTCGCGGTGGAGGTGGAGCCGATCGAGCCCGCCCCGATCTGCGGATTGACCCGCAGGCCGAGCGGGGAGCGGCTCTGCGCGGAGGCCATCAGCGCGTCGATCCGGGCGAGCTCCTGCGCGTTGTCGGCGTTGACGGCGATGCCCAGGGCGAGCGCCTCGCGCAGTTCGGCCGTGGTCTTGGCGGGGGAGTCCAGCACCGTCCGGTCCGGGGCCACGCCGGCCGCCCGGGCCAGTGCCAGCTCGCCGGGGCTGGCCGTCTCGCAGCCGAGGCCCGCCCGCGACAGCAGCCGCAGCACCGCCACCAGCGGGGCGGCCTTCACCGCGAAGGTGTGCAGGACCGGGGTGCCGGCCGGCAGCGCGGCCGCGAAGGCGGCGTGCAGCGCGGCGGCGGACGCTTCGATTCCGGCGGCGTCGAGCAGGCACACCAGCGGGTCCGCGCCATCCGCGCCGCCCACCAGGCCCTGCTCGACGGCGGCCCGTACGGCCAGGTCGCGGCGGTCTGCGATGCCTGCGGTCGGTTCGTCGTCGGCCATGTCCGCAAGCCAATCATCCGGCGGGGCCGCCCGCAGCCGTTGACTACTTCTATTCAGCAGGTAAGGATGTGAATAGATTGACCAACATCGGAGGAGGCAACGCCATGTCAGGACCCCGCCCCGTACGTGCTGCGCGCGGCACCGAGCTCAGCACCCTGGGATGGCAGCAGGAAGCCGCCCTCCGGATGCTCCAGAACAACCTCGACCCCGAGGTCGCCGAGCACCCCGACAAGCTCGTCGTCTACGGCGGCACCGGCAAGGCCGCCCGCGACTGGCGCTCGTACGACGCGATGGTCCGCACCCTGCAGACGCTCAAGCAGGACGAGACCATGCTGGTCCAGTCCGGCCGCCCGGTCGGCGTGATGCAGACCCACGAGTGGGCCCCCCGCGTCCTGCTCGCCAACTCCAACCTGGTGGGCGACTGGGCCAACTGGGAGGAGTTCCGCCGCCTGGAGCAGCTCGGCCTGACCATGTACGGCCAGATGACCGCCGGTTCGTGGATCTACATCGGCACCCAGGGCATCCTCCAGGGCACCTACGAGACCTTCGCCGCGGTCGCCGCGAAGCTGCATTCGATCGGAAAGGGAGGGGTCAACGGGACCCTCGCCGGCACCATCACCCTCACCGCCGGCCTCGGCGGCATGGGCGGCGCCCAGCCGCTGGCCGTGACGATGAACGACGGCGTCGCCATCTGCATCGACGTCGACCCGCGCGCCATCGAGCGCCGCATCGAGCACCGCTACCTGGACGTCAAGGCCGACAACCTCCGCCACGCGCTCCAGCTCGCCGTCGAGGCCCGCGACGCCCGCAAGCCGCTCTCCATCGGCCTGCTCGGCAACGCCGCCGACCTCCTCCCGCAGATGCTCGCGGAGGGCGCCCCGATCGACATCGTCACCGACCAGACGAGCGCTCACGACCCGCTCGCCTACCTGCCGACCGGCGTCGACTTCGAGGACATGGCCTCCTACGCGGCCAAGGACCCGGCGGGCTTCACCACCCGCGCCCGCGAGTCCATGGCCAAGCACGTCGAGGCCATGGTCGGCTTCATGGACGCCGGCGCCGAGGTCTTCGACTACGGCAACTCCATCCGCGGCGAGGCACAGCTGGCCGGCTACGACCGCGCCTTCGCCTTCCCCGGCTTCGTCCCCGCCTACATCCGCCCGCTGTTCTGCGAGGGCAAGGGCCCCTTCCGCTGGGCCGCCCTCTCCGGCGAGGCCTCGGACATCCACAAGACCGACAAGGCGATGCTCGAACTCTTCCCGGAGAACGAGTCCCTGCACCGCTGGATCAAGATGGCCGGCGAGCGCGTCCACTTCCAGGGCCTGCCCGCCCGCATCTGCTGGCTCGGCTACGGCGAGCGCGACAAGGCCGGCGAGCGCTTCAACGAGATGGTCGCCGACGGCACCCTCGCCGCCCCGCTCGTCATCGGCCGCGACCACCTCGACTGCGGCTCCGTCGCCTCCCCGTACCGCGAGACCGAGGCCATGCTCGACGGCTCCGACGCGATCGCCGACTGGCCGCTGCTGAACGCGATGGTGAACGTCGCCTCCGGCGCGTCCTGGGTCTCGCTCCACCACGGCGGCGGCGTCGGCATGGGCCGCTCGATCCACGCCGGTCAGGTCACCGTCGCCGACGGCACGGCGCTCGCGGGCGAGAAGATCCGGCGCGTGCTGACGAACGACCCGGGCATGGGAGTCATCCGGCACGTCGACGCCGGTTACGACATCGCGGAGTCCGTGGCGGACGAGCGTGGCGTGCGGGTCCCGATGCGCGAGGGTGACACCGCGTGAGCGAGGCCGATGTGCCGGGCGCGGTGCCGCTGCCGGGGCTCCGCCCCGGACCCCGCGCCTCGAACTCCCCCGGACTCCGCCCGGGGGGACCCCCAGGCGAGGCCGGGATCGCCCCCGGTGGGGCCGGGTCGTTCCACGAGATGTGGGCGGACCTGGCGCCCATCGGGCGGCACACGGGCTCCGGCGGCTACCGCCGCTTCGCGTGGACCGGCGCCGACGCGGACTGCCGCGCCTGGTTCCGGGCCCAGGCCGAGGCGCGCGGGCTCGCGTACGAGACCGACCGCAACGGCAACCAGTGGGCCTGGCTCGGCGACCCGCTCGCCGGGGACGCCGTGGTCACCGGCTCGCACCTGGACTCCGTACCCGACGGCGGGGCCTTCGACGGCCCCCTCGGCGTGGTGTCCTCCTTCGCGGCCCTGGACGAACTCCGCAACAGGGGAGTGGAGTTCACCCGGCCGCTGGCCATCACCAACTTCGGTGACGAGGAGGGCGCCCGCTTCGGGCTGGCCTGCGTCGGCTCCCGGCTCGCCAGCGGGCAGCTGACCAAGGAGAAGGCGTACGAGCTGCGCGACGCCGACGGGGTGACCCTGCCGCAGGCCATGGAGGCCGCCGGGTACGACCCGGAGGCGATCGGGGCCGACCACGCGCGCCTCGCCCGCATCGGCGCCTTCGTCGAACTCCACGTCGAACAGGGCCGCGCACTGGACCTGTCCGGCGACCGGGTCGGCATCGCCTCCGCGATCTGGCCGCACGGCCGCTGGCGGTTCGACTTCCGCGGCGAGGCCAACCACGCGGGCACCACCCGCCTCGCGGACCGGCGCGACCCGATGCTCCCGTACGCGGAGACGGTGCTCGCCGCCCGCCGCGAGGCCGAGTTCGCGGGCGCCGTCGCCACCTTCGGCAAGATCGCGGTCGAGCCGAACGGCGTCAACGCCATCCCCTCCCTCGTGCGGGGCTGGCTCGACGCCCGCGCCGCCGACGGGAAGGCGCTGGACGAGGTGCTCGACGGGGTGCGCCGGGCCGCCCGGGAGCACGCCGAGCGGCACGGCGTCGAACTCGACGTCGTCCGGGAGTCCTTCACCCCCGTGGTCGAGTTCCAGCACGCACTGCGCGACGAGCTCGCCCGCATCCTCGGGGAGAAGACCCCCGTGCTGGGGACGGGCGCGGGACACGACGCCGGAATCCTCTCCGCGACCGTCCCGACCGCGATGCTGTTCGTACGCAACCCCACCGGCGTCTCGCACTCCCCGGCGGAATCCGCCGAGGAGGACGACTGCGTCGCCGGTGTCCTCGCCCTCGCCGATGTACTGGAAGGCCTCGCGTGCCGGTGAAGACCTTTTGGCTGGAGCACGCCTGGCTCGGCACCCATGTCGAGCCGGGCGTCGCCCTGGACGTACAGGACGGGCGGATCACCGCCCTGCGGACCGCCGTCGAGACCCCGCCGGCGCGCGCCGAGGTGCTCCGCGGCCTGACCCTCCCGGGCCTGGCCAACGCGCACTCCCACGCCTTCCACCGGGCCCTGCGCGGCACCGTGCAGGTGGGCTCCGGCACCTTCTGGACCTGGCGCGAGATCATGTACTCCGTCGCCCAGAACCTCACCCCCGACTCGTACTTCGCGCTCGCCCGGGCCGTGTACGCGGAGATGGCCCTGGCCGGCGTCACGGCCGTCGGCGAGTTCCACTACCTCCACCACGCGCCCGGCGGCACCGCGTACGCCGACCCCAACGCCATGGGCGAGGCCCTGATCGCGGCCGCCGCAGCGGCGGGCATCCGCATCACCCTCCTCGACACCGCCTACCTCTCCGCCGGCTTCGGGCAGGCCCCCGAGCCGCACCAGACGCGCTTCTCCGACGGCACCGCCGAGGCCTGGGCAGAGCGGGCCTCCGCCCTCAAGGAGCGCGACCACGCCCGGATCGGCGCCGCGATCCACTCCGTACGGGCCGTCCCGGCGGACCAGCTCGGCACGGTCGCGCGCTGGGCCGAGGAACGCCGCGCGCCCCTGCACGTCCACCTCTCCGAGCAGACCGCCGAGAACGACGCCTGCCAGGCGGCGCACGGCCGCACGCCCACCCGGCTGCTCGCCGACCACGGCGTCCTCGGACCGCGCACCACCGGCGTCCACAACACGCACCTGACGGACGAGGACATCGCCCTGCTCGGCGGGACGACCACCGGCACCTGCATGTGCCCCACCACCGAACGCGACCTCGCCGACGGCATCGGGCCTGCCGTCCGCCTCCAGCGGGCCGGCAGCCCGCTCTCGCTGGGCAGCGACAGCCACGCCGTGATCGACCTGTTCGAAGAGGCCCGGGCGATGGAACTCAACGAGCGGCTCGCCAGCCGGACCCGCGGGCACTGGACCGCGGCGGCGCTGCTCCGGGCCGCCACCGCGGACGGCCACGCGGCCCTCGGCTGGGCCGATGCGGGCTCGCTGTCCGCGGGGGCCCTGGCGGACTTCACCACCGTCGCGTTGGACTCGGTCCGCACGGCCGGGCCGGTGCCGAGGCTCGGTGCCGAGACCGCCGTCTTCGCCGCGTCGGCGGCCGACGTCCGCCACACGGTGGTTGCTGGTCGCCACGTCGTCCGCGACGGTCACCACACCCTCGTCGGTGACGTGGCGGGAGCCCTGGCCGACGCGATCAGCGCCGTCCGTTCCTGACCTGGGGCTACGCCCCGGACCCCGCGCCCCAAACGCCGGCGGGCTGGATTTTCCCGCTGAGCGGGGTCGAGACCGCAGCCAGGGCAGCATCCAGCCCCGTCGGCGTTTGAGGCGCGGGGCGCGGGGCGGAGCCCCGGAAACGAGAGGAACCCTGTGACCACCACCGTCATCCACAACATCGGCAGCCTCGTCACCAACGACCCCGCCCTCGGCACCGGCCCCCTCGGCCTGGTCGAGGACGCGGCCGTGGTCATCGACGGCGACCGCATCGCCTGGGTCGGCCCCACCGGTACTGCCCCGCAGGCCGACACCGCGTACGACGCGCAGGGCCGGGCGCTGATCCCCGGCTTCGTCGACTCGCACAGCCACCTCGTCTTCGCCGGCGACCGCACCCAAGAGTTCAACGCCCGCATGTCCGGCCGCAGCTACACCGCCGGCGGCATCCGCACCACCGTCGCCGCCACCCGCGCCGCCTCCGACGAGGCGCTGGAGGCCAACCTGGTGCGCCACCTCCGCGAGGCGCTGCGCCAGGGCACCACCACCTTCGAGACCAAGTCCGGCTACGGCCTGACCGTCGAGGACGAGGCCCGTGCGCTGCGGATCGCCGCCGCCCACACCGAGGAGGTCACCTACCTCGGCGCGCACATCGTCTCCCCCGACCACGCCGACGACCCGGCTGCGTACGTGGCGCTGGTCACCGGCGAGATGCTGGACGCCTGCGCCCCGTACGCCCGCTGGGTGGACGTGTTCTGCGAGAAGGGCGCCTTCGACGGCGACCAGGCCCGGGCCGTCCTCACGGCCGGCAAGGCGAAGGGCCTGATCCCGCGCATCCACGCCAACCAGCTGAGCCACGGCCCCGGCGTACAGCTCGGCGTGGAGCTCGGCGCGGCCTCCGCCGACCACTGCACCCACCTCACCGACGCCGACGTGGACGCCCTCGCGAACTCCGCGACCGTCGCCACCCTGCTGCCCGGCGCCGAGTTCTCCACCCGTGCGCAATGGCCCGACGCCCGCCGGCTCCTCGACGCCGGTGCCACCGTCGCCCTGTCCACCGACTGCAACCCCGGCTCCTCCTACACCAGTTCGATGGCGTTCTGCATCGCGCTGGCGGTCCGGGACATGGGCATGACCCCGGACGAGGCCCTGTGGGCCGCCACCGCCGGCGGCGCCCGCGCGCTGCTGCGCACCGACATCGGCGTCCTGACCCCGGGTTCCCGCGCGGACCTGGCGCTCCTCGACGCCCCCAGCCACGTCCACCTCGCCTACCGGCCCGGCGTCCCGCTGGTCTCCGCCGTGTGGCAGCGGGGAGTGCGCGCGCTCTGACGCGGTGGCGCGGTGGCGCGACGACGCGCCGTTCCGGCGGATCGGGCGCGGTGGGTCGGCGGTGGCCGATCCGCCGCGTCCTTTGTCTTCCCTCGGCAGGGCCCCAGGCGTACCTTGACGCCCAATCTGACTTGTCGTCAGTAACTTTGGCCCGAGGGGAACCCAGAGGTGTCCAAGCAGCAACGCTCCGCCGCGCTCGCGCTGGCAGCGGCGTTGGCCGGTCCGGCGGTACTGATGGCCGCCCCCGCAGCCCACGCCGATGTCGTCGACGTCAAGTACGACTGCAAGACGCCGATCGGCCCGAAGTCCGCGGTCTCGCCCATCGACGTCACGGCCGTCCCGGCCGGTACGGGCTACAAGCTGACGATGTCGTTCCGCAAGGGCGTCTCCTCCAGCCCGATCGAGCTGGGCAAGGGCGCGATGAAGCCGAGCGCCGTGATCGTGGTCGGCGGCGACGACAGCGGGACCGTCGCCGTGTCCGGGCCGCCCAACGCGGTGGCCGCGCCGGCCGACACCCCGATCAAGATCAACGACCTGTCCGGCACGTACACCCCGAAGAAGTCCGGCAAGGTCACCTTCACGGCGGGCGTGCTCACCATCAACGCGCTGATGACGACCACGACCTGCACCCCCGGCAACGACCCGAAGCCCTCGCTCCAGATGGACGTCGTGGCCGCCGGCGGCGGCAAGGAGGCCGGGAGCGGGGTCACGGCGGCGGCCGCGGGCGCCGACAGCCTGCCCCAGACCGGCCCGATGGACTCCGCGCTCGCACTCGCCACCCTCGGCGGCACCGTCCTGCTGTCCGGCTTCGCGGGGGTCCTGTGGCTGACCCGCCGCGGCCGGCGGGCCGGGGCCTGACCGGCCGACGGCCGGCACAGGGAGGGACACCGCCATGCCGTTGACCGACCTCGCCGGCAACCCCCAGCCCCGCCGGCGCCCCGGGGACAACCCCGAGCCCTGCCGGCGCCCTGAGGGCAACCTCCAGCCTCGCCGGTGCACTGGGGACAACCCCGAGCCTTGCCGGCGCCCTGAGGGCAACATCCAGCCTCGCCGGCGTTTGAGGCGCGGGGTTTGGGGCGGAGCCCCAAGGCAACCCGGCTCCGCCGGGTACCGGGCTCTGCCCGGACCCGCGCCTCAAACGCCGGCGAGGCTGGATATCGCGAAGCTGGGTACCGCGAGGCTGGGTGTGCTGCGGGCGGCGGTTTCGGCGTGCGCCGCCGTCGTGGTGCTGCTGGGCACCGCCGGCCCGGCCCGCGCCGCCGAGCCCGGGTGGACGGCCGCGCCCGCCGCGGGCGCCGCCACCCGCCCCGGCAGCGCCGACGAGCGCCCGTACTTCTACCTCCAGGGCGTCCCCGGCACCGTGCTGGAGGATCGGCTCGCGCTGTCCAACCCGTCCGGCAGGACCCGCACCGTCACCCTGCACGGGGCCGACGCCTACAACGGGCCCGGCGGCGCCTTCGCCGTACGCCCGGCGGCCCGTACCACCGGCGCCGGGTCCTGGATCCGCTTCGCCGACGCCACCGTCCGGATCCCGCCCCGCACCCGTGCGGTCGTTCCGTTCACCGTCACCGTGCCGTCCGGCGCAGTCCCCGGCGACCACCCGGCCGCCGTCGTCGCCACCGAGGGCGGCCGCGAGGCCGGGGTACGGGTCCGGCTGCGGGTCGAGGGCCCCACCCTGTCGGCGCTCACCGTCGAGGACGTGGCCGTGACCGGCTCCGGCCGGTCCGCCGTCCTGCGGTACGCCCTCGTCAACCGCGGGAACACCACCCTGTCCCCGGAGCTCGCGGTGCGCGCCGCCGGGCTGTTCGGGGAGCTGCCGGGCCACCGGGCCCGCCCGCTGGGCGTCGAGCTGCTGCCCGGCCGCCGGGTGGAGCTGACGGAACCCTGGCCGGGCGCGCCCGCCCTCGACTCCGTGGACCTGACCCTCACCGTCACCGCGGGCGGCGGCGCGCACGCCTCCGCCACGGGCTCCGCCGCCTTCGTCCCGTGGGCGGCGGTGGCCGGCACCGCGGCCTCTCTGGCGGCCCTCGGCACGGCCGCGCTGCTGTTCGCACGTACGAGAAGGAACCGGCGCGCGGCATCGCCGGAGCCCCGGGAGCAGGCCGTGCGGCCCGCTCCGGAAGCCGAGTTGACGGGAGCGGCCAGGTGAGCGGCCAGGTGAGCGGCGAAGTCAGGGTCCGGGACAGGGGCCGGGGGAGAGCCCCGCGTACGGCAGCGGACCTCAGGGCCGCCGTCGGGCGCACTGCGCCGGACCGTCCGGCAGCGCCGGGGCGCGCTGCGCCGAGAGCTCGTACGGCGCCGAGAGCTCGTACGGCACCGGGAGCCCGTACGGCACCCGCGCCGCGGCCGTCCGGGCGCACCCTGGTCGCCGCACCGGCCGTCCCCGCCGCGCGGGCGGCCGCCCCGCAGCGGCCCGTCCCTGCCGCCCGCCTCGCCGCGCTGTTCCTCGTCGTGGTCGCGCTGATCCTCGCCGGGGGTGCGCCCGCCGTCGCCGCCGAGGGGAAGCCCGCGGTGGAGTTGTCGCTCCGGGAGGTGGCCAAGGGGACGGAGATCACGGTCGCGGGCACCGGCTGGCGGCCCCGCACGCTGCTCACCCTGCTCGTCTGCGGGCAGAACATGATCGGCGGCACCAACAGCTGCGCCAACTCCGACGGCCGGGCCGTCAGCACCGACGACACCGGCCGGTTCGGCAAGCAGCTGCCGGTGGTCGCCCCGCCCAAGCCCTGCCCCTGCGTGGTGGCGGTCGCCACCGTCACCGGCGACCAGGCGCAGGTGCTGGCCCCGCTGACGATCACCGACCATCCGGTGGCGGCGCTGCCGTCGCAGACCGGCACCGCCCGGCTCGCCGTCCTCGCGGCGGCCCGCCTCGACGGTGAGGACGGGGTGCTGACCTGGTTCGGCGCCCCGCCCACGCGCACGCTCGTGGTCACCGTCGGAAACCTCGGCTCCGCGCCCGTCAAGGACCCGCTCTTCCAGGTCGGCACTGCGCACGGCGTGTTCGCCCCGGTCTGGGAGGAGCGGCAGTGGCGCGGCACCATCGCGCCCGGCCAGAAGGCCCGCGTCGAGCTCGACGTCGGCCTGACGGCGGGCGCGCACGGCGACTACGCCGTCTCGCTCAAGTACGGCGAGAAGGTCCTCGCCGTACAGCCCTGGGGCGTGGACCGGCCGTACGGGGTCACGCTCTTCTGGATCCTGCTGTGCCTGGTCATCCCGGCCGCGGTCTTCCGCATCGGCATGGCCGTCGTGGACCGGGTCCGGCCGCGCACCGGCGCGGGCGGCCGGCACCGCGGGGCCTCCCGGATCCCCGAGGCGGCAGCGGCCGTCACCGCGAAGCTGCCGCGGATCCCCGGACACCCGCCGGACCGGCCCGTACGGGCGGCCCGGCCGCCGAAGCGGGCACCCGGGACCCCCGCGGCCCCCGCCCCCGAGACGACCACGGCGGCGCTGCCGTGGTTCACCCCGGAGAACGCGCCGGGAGCACAGACAACACAGACATCCGCACCGTCTGAGAAGAGTTCGACGACGAAGGGACATTCGTGAAGACCCAACGGAGGGTGAGTGCGGCCGTGGTCGCGCTGCTGCTCGGCGGCGCGGGCATCGTCATGGTGGCTGCGCCCGCCCAGGCGGCCGACGTGCCGTTCAAGGTCAAGTGCGTGCCGCCGGCCGCCGGCGGTGGACCGGTGGAGGGCACGACCACCGCCCGGGTCACCGCCCCGGCCACGGCCAAGGTCGGCGACGAGGTCGATGTGACGTGGGAGTTCACCAAGCTCGCGGCCAAGAACTCGAACCTGGCGGACATCCCGGAGAACTCGGTGACCCCCACCGGGCATCTGACGGTAAGCGGCGCGGGCGAGCTGACGCTGAAGGGCGAGGCCAAGAACCCGAAGATCCCCAAGGGCGGCGAGATGACGGTCGCCCCGATGAAGGGGCGGCTGAAACTGACCAAGGCGGGGGACATCACCCTGACCCCCGCGAAGTACGAGATCTCCGTCCGCCTGTACGGCAGTGACTGGCTCACCAAGTGCACGCCCCTGGAGACGGTGAAGGCGGCGGCGACCATCAAGGTCACCGGGGGCTCCAGCGGCGGCACGACGACCGGTACGACGTCCGGTACGACGACGGGAACCACGTCCGGTACGACGTCCGGTACGACGACGGGCACGACCACCGGAACGACTGCCGGGACCACCACCGGCACCACCACCGGCACGACGTCCGGGACCACCTCCGGCACGACGACGGGTACGACGTCCGGGACCACCGCCGGGACCACCTCCGGCACGACGTCCGGGACCACCGCCGGCACCGGCGGCCCGAGCGACGTGCCCGGCAAGGAGGTCGCGGTGACCTTCGCGTGCCAGCCGCCGGGGCCCCCGAACATCCAGTCGAAGGTGACCGTCAACGCCAAGAAGAACGGCGGCAACTGGAACCTCACGGTCAAGACCGCCAAGGGCGTCATGAAGAGCCCCGCACCGATCGCCGCGGGTCAGCTCAAGCCCTCGATGAAGGTCAGGCTCGGCGGCGCGGACAGCGGCACCGTCGAGGTCACGGGCCCGCCGAACGCCTCGGAGATCAAGGCGAACGATCCGGTGGACCTCTCCGACATGACGGGCACCTACAAGCCCGGCAAGTCCGGCAAGGTCACGCTCAGCCCGGGTGACCTGACCATCACGGCGCTCGGGATCAAGATCCCGTGCAAGGCGACGGCCACCGCCGTCTCCGCCACCGTCGACACCGCGGCCCAGCCGGGCGGCAGCGGCAACACCACGACCGGCACCACCGACGGCAACACCGACGGAGGCCTCGCCGACACCGGCGCGTCCGACGACGGCGGCATCAAGGCCCTCGGGCTGGTCGCCGGCACCGTTCTGCTGCTGGGCGCCGCGGTCTTCACCTTCACCCCGTGGCGCCGACTGCGCGGCACCCGGTAGCCCGTACGACCCGTAAGCCCGTACGACCCGACCCGACCCGACCCGACCCGTAGGCCCGTACGACCCGTAAGCCCGTAGGGCGACCGGGCCCGTACGACGAAAGCGGAACGGCCCGGCACACCAGGTGTGCCGGGCCGTTCCGGTTCAGCGAGCTACGGGAGAGCGCGTCAGTGCACGCCGCCCATGAGGGTCTGGACCTTCTTGCGGTACATGTAGACCGCCAGGCCCGCGACCACCGCGAGACCGGCCTGCATGGCGATGATCCCGGTGCCGTTCAGGTCCACGCCCGCCAGCGAGAGCAGACCGGTGGTGCAGTCACCCGCGGTGACCGCGAGGAACCAGACGCCCATCATCTGGGAGGCGTACTTCTGCGGAGCCATCTTCGTGGTGACCGAGAGGCCGACCGGGGAGAGGCACAGCTCGCCGATGGTCTGGATCATGTAGATCGAGACCAGCCACATCGGGGAGACCTTGCTGCCGTCGCCGGCCATGTTCATCGGGACGATGAAGACGAAGAACGAGGCACCGACCAGCACCAGGCCCATCGCGAACTTCACGATGGTGTTCGGCTCCTGGTTCTTGCGCGCCAGCCACAGCCACAGCCAGGCGAAGACCGGGGCCAGTGCCATCACGAACAGCGGGTTCAGCGACTGGTACCAGGTGGCCGAGAAGCCCAGGCCGAAGACGGTGTCGGCGGTCTTGGAGTCGGCGAACAGCGACAGGGTGGAGCCACCCTGGTCGTAGATCATCCAGAACACGGCGGCGGCGACGAAGAACCAGATGTAGCCGGTCATCTTCGACTGCTCGGTCGGGCTCAGGTCCTTGTCGCGCTTGATGCGGACCAGGACGGCGACCGGGATGATCAGGCCGGCCAGCGTCAGCGGGACCAGCGCCCAGTTCAGGGTGTACACGCCCAGGGCGACGACGCCGCCGTAGAACACGGCGATGACCAGGGCGCCCAGGCCGACCTTGGTGAGGACGGCCTTGCGCTCGTCGGCGCTCAGCGGGTTCGGGACGACGCTGCTCTTCGGGCTCAGGTTGCGGGTGCCGATGAGGAACTGGGCGAGGCCCACACCCATGCCGACCGCGGCGAGCGCGAAGCCCAGGTGCCAGTTGTGCTCCTTGCCGATCGTGCCGATGACGAACGGAGCGACGAAGGCACCCAGGTTGATGCCGATGTAGAAGAGGGTGAAGCCACCGTCACGGCGCG
It contains:
- the hutU gene encoding urocanate hydratase encodes the protein MSGPRPVRAARGTELSTLGWQQEAALRMLQNNLDPEVAEHPDKLVVYGGTGKAARDWRSYDAMVRTLQTLKQDETMLVQSGRPVGVMQTHEWAPRVLLANSNLVGDWANWEEFRRLEQLGLTMYGQMTAGSWIYIGTQGILQGTYETFAAVAAKLHSIGKGGVNGTLAGTITLTAGLGGMGGAQPLAVTMNDGVAICIDVDPRAIERRIEHRYLDVKADNLRHALQLAVEARDARKPLSIGLLGNAADLLPQMLAEGAPIDIVTDQTSAHDPLAYLPTGVDFEDMASYAAKDPAGFTTRARESMAKHVEAMVGFMDAGAEVFDYGNSIRGEAQLAGYDRAFAFPGFVPAYIRPLFCEGKGPFRWAALSGEASDIHKTDKAMLELFPENESLHRWIKMAGERVHFQGLPARICWLGYGERDKAGERFNEMVADGTLAAPLVIGRDHLDCGSVASPYRETEAMLDGSDAIADWPLLNAMVNVASGASWVSLHHGGGVGMGRSIHAGQVTVADGTALAGEKIRRVLTNDPGMGVIRHVDAGYDIAESVADERGVRVPMREGDTA
- a CDS encoding formimidoylglutamate deiminase gives rise to the protein MPVKTFWLEHAWLGTHVEPGVALDVQDGRITALRTAVETPPARAEVLRGLTLPGLANAHSHAFHRALRGTVQVGSGTFWTWREIMYSVAQNLTPDSYFALARAVYAEMALAGVTAVGEFHYLHHAPGGTAYADPNAMGEALIAAAAAAGIRITLLDTAYLSAGFGQAPEPHQTRFSDGTAEAWAERASALKERDHARIGAAIHSVRAVPADQLGTVARWAEERRAPLHVHLSEQTAENDACQAAHGRTPTRLLADHGVLGPRTTGVHNTHLTDEDIALLGGTTTGTCMCPTTERDLADGIGPAVRLQRAGSPLSLGSDSHAVIDLFEEARAMELNERLASRTRGHWTAAALLRAATADGHAALGWADAGSLSAGALADFTTVALDSVRTAGPVPRLGAETAVFAASAADVRHTVVAGRHVVRDGHHTLVGDVAGALADAISAVRS
- a CDS encoding type II toxin-antitoxin system VapC family toxin — protein: MADEDDDDHVQCVELVSQWRGRLLVPTPVVFEAAQLIERRLGADDEAVFLDLFSVRTLELVDLTPDDFTRVAELVRKYSDFPLGTVDASVVAVAESLGLSGLVTLDRRHFSAVQPKHRPSFELVP
- a CDS encoding diaminopimelate decarboxylase, with product MADDEPTAGIADRRDLAVRAAVEQGLVGGADGADPLVCLLDAAGIEASAAALHAAFAAALPAGTPVLHTFAVKAAPLVAVLRLLSRAGLGCETASPGELALARAAGVAPDRTVLDSPAKTTAELREALALGIAVNADNAQELARIDALMASAQSRSPLGLRVNPQIGAGSIGSTSTATATSKFGFALRDEGARARVVAAYAERPWLTRLHTHSGSQGVPLALSARGVRELYELAEEINAAAGRQQVDTLDIGGGLPVNFGSDRETPTFAEYVEVLREAVPGLFAGRYGLVTEFGRALLAKHGLLVARVEYTKSSGTRPIALTHAGVQVATRTVYAPGSWPLRILAYDAKGRPRAGEPAVAQDVAGPACFAGDLLAENRPLPLLNPGDLVVAPDTGAYFFTAHYGYNSLPRPAVHGFRLAPDGVRFTLVRPAQRLSDLVAEAGGNHADALLEP
- a CDS encoding allantoate amidohydrolase, whose product is MWADLAPIGRHTGSGGYRRFAWTGADADCRAWFRAQAEARGLAYETDRNGNQWAWLGDPLAGDAVVTGSHLDSVPDGGAFDGPLGVVSSFAALDELRNRGVEFTRPLAITNFGDEEGARFGLACVGSRLASGQLTKEKAYELRDADGVTLPQAMEAAGYDPEAIGADHARLARIGAFVELHVEQGRALDLSGDRVGIASAIWPHGRWRFDFRGEANHAGTTRLADRRDPMLPYAETVLAARREAEFAGAVATFGKIAVEPNGVNAIPSLVRGWLDARAADGKALDEVLDGVRRAAREHAERHGVELDVVRESFTPVVEFQHALRDELARILGEKTPVLGTGAGHDAGILSATVPTAMLFVRNPTGVSHSPAESAEEDDCVAGVLALADVLEGLACR